The Candida dubliniensis CD36 chromosome 5, complete sequence genome has a window encoding:
- a CDS encoding azole resistance protein, putative (Similar to S. cerevisiae AZR1;~In S. cerevisiae: involved in resistance to azole drugs such as ketoconazole and fluconazole) — protein MGQRMLCSSSSHTTKLWKTPEQTASLSHDQDEITSPETNTYSPDFSSYADNGITNRHVDKEICSYPPFENQTLSESNHEEANSQQYIEADAGDGTKAHEQYLTGFPLFLTISSCIISLFLVALDQTIVSTILTTVGNKFNAFEKIGWLTSGFMLPMACLVPSYGNISIAFGRKWTLVAGIIIFEIGSLISGISNSMSLLIGGRVIQGIGGGSIQAIVMVILTEVVPMNRRSLVFASISVVYSTSSVLGPIIGGALEKITWRWCFYINLPLGGAALAILMFGFHPPRPQGNIREKLSKIDFIGFVLLTSGLVLVLLALTFGGTNYSWNSGSIIALFTVGGGMLLLFIVWNFRYSANPIILTALIVDWRVLSACLSGMFNFAFFISNLTYLAVYFQVIFNAGSLQSGIDLLPMVISVTLASLANSFFIDFTKNVKITMLASGVLSPLGCGLFLLLNEDSSIGIRIGLLIISGISIGLQFQSSLLSAQLAVSKDIPGATILVTVFSDFVKNFASTISVTLAQLIYQTTGQKYVSEMMTNLSEDSQDYKDLNKYTTAKFISNPEVVQELPNSAKSLVLRQLMKALKNVFYLGLGLAILCFITSLFTTNKRIPKNVEIKKNEDQESNKNEPN, from the coding sequence ATGGGACAACGAATGCTATGTCTGTCATCCTCCCATACAACTAAGCTATGGAAAACTCCCGAACAAACTGCTTCCTTATCACATGATCAAGATGAAATAACTTCACCCGAGACAAACACATATTCTCCAGATTTCTCCAGTTATGCTGATAATGGCATTACCAATAGGCACGTTGATAAAGAAATCTGCAGCTACCCGCCATTTGAAAACCAAACTTTACTGGAAAGTAATCACGAAGAAGCAAATAGTCAACAATATATCGAGGCAGATGCCGGAGATGGAACTAAAGCTCACGAACAATATCTCACGGGATTCCCATTATTCTTGACCATTTCATCTTGTattatatcattatttcttGTAGCTTTAGACCAAACCATTGTTTCCACAATCTTAACTACTGTAGGGAATAAATTCAAtgcatttgaaaaaattggttgGCTTACTTCAGGATTCATGTTACCCATGGCATGTCTTGTTCCATCTTATGGTAATATAAGTATCGCATTTGGTCGTAAATGGACATTAGTTGCTGGGattataatatttgaaataGGTTCATTGATTTCTGGTATAAGCAATTCCATGAGCTTATTGATTGGTGGTAGAGTCATTCAAGGTATTGGAGGTGGATCTATTCAAGCTATAGTTATGGTTATATTAACAGAAGTTGTACCCATGAATAGAAGGTCTTTGGTATTTGCCCTGATTTCTGTTGTTTATTCTACATCTAGTGTTCTTGGTCCTATAATTGGTGGTGCATTGGAGAAGATAACTTGGCGATGGTGTTTCTATATAAATCTACCACTTGGAGGAGCAGCATTGGCTATTTTAATGTTTGGTTTCCATCCTCCAAGACCACAGGGAAATATTCGTGAAAAATTActgaaaattgattttattgggtttgttttgttgacTTCTGGATTAGTATTGGTATTACTAGCTTTAACATTTGGTGGTACAAATTATTCCTGGAATTCAGGTTCAATTATTGCTTTATTCACGGTAGGAGGAGGtatgttgttattgttcaTCGTTTGGAATTTTAGGTATTCAGCAAACCCTATTATTTTGACAGCATTGATAGTTGATTGGAGAGTACTACTGGCTTGTTTAAGTGGAATGTTTAACTTTGCTTTTTTCATTAGTAATTTGACATATTTGGCAGTTTATTTCCAAGTGATATTCAATGCTGGTAGTTTGCAATCAggaattgatttgttgCCCATGGTTATTTCTGTAACATTAGCTTCTTTGGCAAACAgttttttcattgatttcACGAAAAATGTAAAAATTACCATGTTAGCATCTGGAGTATTATCACCTTTGGGATGCggattatttttattattgaatgaAGATTCTTCCATTGGCATTCGTATTGGGCTATTAATTATAAGTGGTATTTCTATTGGCTTACAATTTCAAAGTTCATTATTGTCGGCTCAATTGGCAGTATCTAAAGATATTCCAGGAGCTACTATTCTAGTAACTGTGTTTCTGGATTTTGTTAAGAATTTTgcatcaacaatatcagTCACATTGGcacaattaatttatcagaCAACAGGTCAAAAATATGTCAGTGAAATGATGACGAATTTATCAGAAGATTCCCAAGACTATAAAGATTTAAACAAATACACGACAGCAAAGTTTATTTCTAATCCAGAAGTCGTACAAGAACTACCTAACCTGGCCAAGAGTTTGGTATTGAGACAACTCATGAAGGCACTAAAGAATGTGTTCTATTTGGGCCTTGGGTTGGCAATTCTATGCTTTATAACATCTCTTTTCACCACAAACAAGAGAATACCCAAAAATGTAGAAATCAAGAAGAACGAAGACCAGGAGAGTAATAAAAACGAACCGAACTAG
- a CDS encoding kinetochore protein, putative (Similar to S. cerevisiae NUF2;~In S. cerevisiae: component of the evolutionarily conserved kinetochore-associated Ndc80 complex; involved in chromosome segregation, spindle checkpoint activity and kinetochore clustering), which yields MKYRKDLFPLLDTREITACLLECEFNVTQELIVKPTADFVTNLFEQFLDTFMGIPLGTIRKKASKMSWINPLESDQANGKSQQSTEDHNDTPDNDKTKDTFSALQLLTLHRYLAIFFSTCGINDFVLTDIARPDGYRIRRILSAVINFIRFREDQSPKFDHLANECEATADKVSEVQAENTATMQKINAIKEKLEIDSESDESNRKNLQYINSYNRKLENKLRELKVMQESLTKEHDDYKQEKALLAKKLYDINFLYNETQEQVANLTKYAETDLSILVKITEDLSNDLTSMQTNYKNLEKNYQNMGITIDSIQVNEINLKDLLKLAEDITRNVEKRQIEAKILKDNQDNLDELTRKQMELEGQILIVQNQLNKSNKKYQDLIVQAEKKESAVKLKLEETKREFNDILSEKEKHNEEHKRIMDQIVKIQQETTAIQDAFVKESKEVEIKLINLMSIIKRYMSDLRNNI from the coding sequence ATGAAATATAGAAAAGATTTGTTTCCCTTGTTGGATACAAGAGAAATTACTGCATGTCTACTTGAATGTGAATTCAATGTAACTCAAGAACTAATAGTCAAACCAACTGCTGATTTTGTAACTAATTTGTTTGAGCAGTTTCTTGACACTTTTATGGGAATACCACTAGGAACAATAAGGAAGAAAGCCAGTAAGATGTCTTGGATAAATCCTTTAGAATCTGATCAAGCAAACGGCAAATCACAACAATCAACAGAAGACCATAATGATACTCCAGATAATGACAAGACAAAAGATACTTTTCTGGCATTGCAGCTACTCACGCTTCATAGATATCTTgcaattttcttttctacTTGCGGtatcaatgattttgtATTGACTGACATCGCGCGTCCTGATGGATATAGAATTCGAAGAATATTGAGTGCAGtgatcaatttcattcGATTTAGAGAGGATCAATCACCCAAATTTGATCATTTGGCAAATGAATGTGAGGCTACTGCTGACAAGGTTAGTGAAGTTCAAGCGGAGAATACAGCCACTATGCAAAAAATCAATGCCATCAAAGAGAAATTGGAAATAGATTCGGAAAGCGACGAGAGCAATAGAAAGAATTTACAATATATCAATTCATACAATCGAAAATTGGAGAATAAACTAAGAGAACTTAAGGTAATGCAAGAATCATTGACCAAAGAACATGATGATTATAAGCAGGAAAAAGCTTTATTGGCCAAGAAATTATATGATATTAATTTCCTATACAATGAAACTCAAGAACAAGTTGCAAATTTGACCAAATATGCTGAAACAGACTTGTCGATTTTAGTGAAAATAACTGAAGATTTGAGCAATGATCTAACATCGATGCAAACcaattataaaaatttggaaaagaaTTATCAGAATATGGGTATCActattgattcaattcaagttaatgaaataaatttgaaagatttgttgaaattagCAGAAGATATTACTCGAAATGTGGAGAAACGACAAATTGAGGCtaaaattttgaaagatAATCAAGATAATTTGGATGAGTTAACTAGGAAACAGATGGAATTGGAAGGacaaatattaattgttcaaaaccaattgaataaactgaataaaaaatatcaagatTTGATAGTTCAAGCTGAGAAAAAGGAGTCTGCAGTTAAGTTGAAGCTCGAAGAAACCAAGCGAGAGtttaatgatattttgtcagaaaaagaaaagcatAATGAGGAACATAAAAGAATAATGGATCAAATTGTAAAGATTCAACAAGAAACTACTGCTATTCAAGATGCATTTGTAAAAGAGTCTAAAGAAGTTGAAATCAAGTTGATAAATCTAATGTCGATAATCAAGAGATACATGTCGGACTTGAGgaataatatttga
- a CDS encoding catabolite repression protein, putative (Similar to S. cerevisiae CAT5) has product MLSRSTISSVRQLSSTSALLNKPTKPKSKSPKKKLQKEVTYGPLSDAQKAYLDRVIRVDQAGELGANYIYMGQYTVLASKYPHLKPVLHHMWEQEIHHHNTFNELQTKRRVRPSLLTPLWKLGAIGMGMGTALIGKEAAMACTVAVETVIGGHYNQQLRVLSNQYGVPIYDKKSGVLLNPDEVEKPAQTSEELTELKNQISEFRDDELEHLNTALDHDAEKAVPYMLITEGIKLICRGAIWTAERI; this is encoded by the coding sequence ATGCTTTCTAGGTCTACTATCTCTTCTGTAAGACAATTGTCGTCTACATCAGCACTTTTGAACAAACCTACCAAACCAAAAAGCAAGTccccaaaaaagaaactacAAAAAGAGGTGACGTATGGTCCACTTTCAGATGCTCAAAAGGCATATTTGGATAGAGTTATCAGAGTTGACCAGGCTGGTGAATTGGGTGCCAATTATATTTACATGGGACAATACACCGTATTGGCTTCTAAATACCCCCATTTGAAACCGGTATTACACCACATGTGGGAACAAGAAATCCACCACCATAATACTTTTAATGAATTGCAAACCAAACGTCGTGTTAGGCCCAGTTTGTTGACTCCATTATGGAAGTTGGGTGCTATTGGAATGGGTATGGGTACAGCATTGATTGGGAAAGAAGCAGCTATGGCATGCACGGTTGCTGTAGAAACTGTTATTGGAGGTCATTATAACCAACAATTAAGAGTATTGCTGAATCAATATGGTGTACCTATATATGACAAAAAATCAGGGGTTTTACTTAACCCTGATGAAGTTGAGAAACCAGCACAGACTTCTGAAGAATTGACGGAGTTGAAGAATCAAATAAGTGAATTCAGagatgatgaattagaaCATTTGAACACAGCACTTGATCATGATGCTGAAAAGGCTGTTCCTTATATGCTAATAACAGAAggaataaaattgatttgtcGTGGTGCAATCTGGACTGCTGAGAggatttaa
- the GPR1 gene encoding plasma membrane G-protein coupled receptor (GPCR), putative (regulates morphogenesis and hypha formation in Candida albicans), translated as MPDLISIATSITTAFIPTSTPTIIPTTITTIATSVSAATETVTTIIKDTNDSTTASILSTMFNDIILPTIFKRENFTRDHMANQLGEFTDHQARVQRIVAISSSCGSIAAVLIAMYFLFAIDPKRIVFRHQLIFFLLFFDLLKACILLLYPTRILTHSSAYYNHNFCQVVGFFTATAIEGADIAIFAFAFHTYLLIFKPSFNTKVKNSNRVEGGLYKFRYYVYSLSFFVPLIIASLAFIHSDGYDSLVCWCYLPMRPVWLRLVLSWVPRYCIVVGIFAIYGLIYFRVISEFKTLGGVFKNAAGNGGAGNHHLASNSNPTFFSSLKYFFMSMKDQWFPSMPSDTLAPISSRHSHSHNGTGEITSPRQNGIGEITNDNDNDDDDNDDDSEELAEALEDESVDYQDIELNKQNSRNSYRQHNSDIQQANLENFRRRQRIIQKQMKSIFIYPFAYCLVWLFPFILQATQFNYEEDHHAVYWLNVLGAFSQPLNGFVDTLVFFYRERPWRNTAMKNFEKENRQRVDNIIVNNLEQRKYSEGAESAQSVATASKRIAKNSLSASSGLVNINIYKPWRQFMNKYRFPFYQLPTEKNIAKSQDRYIKHKLMDSRKLDKLVQEVTRDRQDLSFPSNIAEKYGDGSGGNHGGSTLSNTNDSSPMSMGAGINWTEPTNAHDFSNILHSGSGSPNVFSWDTKDVPGFKPNFGRFSFGTRTSNLSSRKSSTVIGLQGTGRNVRQPSNDSFNDPVRSLGGRRNSSFAMGANTILNKPYEIVSSPTSSTVTPIDRERSNDIDELPTVGSNSDKADDDGELDLMEFLKKGPPM; from the coding sequence ATGCCGGACCTAATATCAATAGCAACCCTGATAACTACAGCATTCATCCCTACTTCAACACCTACCATCATACCGACAACTATAACAACCATAGCTACATCAGTATCGGCAGCCACTGAGACAGTGACGACCATAATTAAGGATACAAATGATTCAACCACAGCATCGATACTTTCAACTATGTTCAACGACATAATACTACCCacaattttcaaaagagaaaatttCACCAGAGACCATATGGCCAACCAACTAGGCGAATTCACTGACCATCAAGCACGAGTTCAACGAATAGTagcaatatcatcatcatgtGGATCTATTGCAGCAGTTCTAATAGCCAtgtattttttatttgccATAGATCCAAAACGAATAGTTTTCCGacatcaattgattttctttttgttattttttgaCTTGTTAAAAGCAtgtattttattattatatccTACAAGAATATTGACTCATTCAAGTGCTTACTATAATCATAATTTTTGTCAAGTTGTGGGATTTTTcacagcaacagcaatcGAAGGAGCAGATATTGCCATTTTTGCATTTGCTTTCCATACctatttattaattttcaaaCCTTCATTCAATACAAAAGTGAAAAACTCTAATCGGGTTGAAGGTGGATTATATAAATTCCGTTATTATGTATATTCCTTGTCATTTTTTGTACCATTAATTATTGCCAGTCTAGCATTTATTCATAGTGATGGTTATGACTCCTTGGTATGTTGGTGTTATTTGCCAATGAGACCCGTTTGGTTGCGATTAGTGTTGAGTTGGGTTCCTCGATACTGCATTGTGGTGGGGATTTTTGCCATTTATGGATTAATTTATTTCCGGGTCATCAGTGAATTTAAAACTTTAGGTGGAGTGTTTAAGAATGCTGCAGGTAATGGTGGTGCTGGTAACCATCATCTTGCCAGTAATAGTAACCCCACTTTTTTCTCATCGttgaaatatttctttatgTCAATGAAAGATCAATGGTTTCCCAGTATGCCAAGCGATACGCTTGCTCCAATTTCCCTGAGGCATAGTCATAGTCATAATGGGACTGGCGAAATAACTAGTCCGCGCCAAAATGGAATCGGTGAAATTAccaatgataatgataatgatgatgatgataatgacgATGATTCAGAAGAATTAGCAGAAGCATTGGAGGATGAATCAGTAGATTATCAGGATATTGaactaaacaaacaaaatagTCGAAATCTGTATCGTCAACACAATTCCGACATTCAGCAAGCTAATTTGGAGAATTTCCGAAGACGACAAAGAATAATACAAAAGCAAATGAAATCGATTTTCATTTATCCCTTTGCCTACTGTCTTGTGTGGCTTTTCCCATTTATTTTACAAGCTACTCAATTTAATTATGAAGAAGATCACCATGCAGTGTATTGGCTCAATGTTTTGGGTGCCTTTAGTCAGCCTTTAAATGGGTTTGTTGATACAttggttttcttttatcGTGAAAGACCTTGGAGAAATACTGCAATGAAGAATTTCGAAAAGGAAAACCGTCAACGAGTGGATAATATCATTGTCAATAATTTAGAGCAACGGAAATATAGTGAAGGTGCCGAATCTGCTCAATCAGTAGCCACTGCAAGTAAAAGAATTGCCAAAAACTCCCTTAGTGCCAGTTCAGGTCTCGTTAATATAAACATATATAAACCATGGAGACAATTTATGAACAAGTATCGATTCccattttatcaattgccTACAGAAAAGAATATTGCCAAATCCCAAGATCGATATATTAAACACAAATTGATGGATTCGAGAAAGTTGGATAAACTTGTGCAAGAAGTTACTCGTGATAGACAGGATTTATCTTTCCCCAGTAACATTGCTGAGAAATATGGTGATGGCAGTGGCGGCAATCATGGAGGTTCAACCTTAAGTAATACTAACGATAGTAGTCCAATGTCCATGGGTGCAGGGATCAATTGGACAGAACCAACTAATGCTCATGatttttccaatatttTACACAGTGGTAGCGGATCACCTAATGTTTTTTCATGGGATACTAAAGACGTTCCTGGGTTTAAACCTAATTTCGGTAGATTTTCATTTGGTACCAGAacatcaaatttatcatcaagAAAGAGTAGTACAGTTATTGGATTACAGGGAACTGGCAGAAATGTTAGGCAACCTAGTAATGACAGTTTTAATGATCCTGTCAGGTCATTGGgtggaagaagaaattcGAGTTTTGCCATGGGCGCTAATAcaatattgaataaacCTTATGAGATTGTCAGTTCGCCAACGTCAAGTACAGTTACACCAATTGACAGAGAAAGATCTAATGATATCGATGAATTACCTACTGTGGGTAGTAATAGCGACAAAGcagatgatgatggagAATTGGATTTGATGGAATTTCTTAAGAAAGGACCGCCAATGTGA